A window of Malania oleifera isolate guangnan ecotype guangnan chromosome 2, ASM2987363v1, whole genome shotgun sequence genomic DNA:
CTGAGGTTGAATACAAGGCACTGGCAAACATTGCAGCCGAGCTAATGTGGATCAAGCCAGTTTTAACTGAACTCTAAATTTCTATTCGACAACCACATATTCTTTGGTGCGACAACATTGGTGCCACTTATCTCAAATCCAATCCTATGTTTCATGCAAGAATGAAACACATAGAGATCGACTTTCATTTTGTTTGAGATCGAGTCCACTGCAAACAATTAATAGTTCAATTCATCTCTAGTCATGATTAGTTAGCATATGCACTAACTAATCCATTACCACAAAAGATGTTCCAAGATGTTCAATCCAATATGAGTGTTCGTGATCTCCCCTTCAGATCGAGGGGGCGTGTAGAAGATCAAGTAATATCAACTGAAATCATTGCTGAAGACCAAGAAATATGATTCTGAGGacttcaaatttgaatttaaatttgaatattagAAAATCAATTgtaaatatgtctatatatactacaTGTAAGCTACAagcaaattaaagaaaaatacaGAAATCTTTCAAAcactttcttctatttttttattagtaCCACTATTTGAATGAGTTGTCGCCAACATTGGATGCAACTTTTTGACCAAAACCTTAATTGTATCACAAACTACTTCAAAAAGTAAGAAACCTATATTTTGCAATGTTGATTAAGTACTTTTAAAAGATGTACTCAACAATCTTGTTATGATCTTCTACAATGTTTGTAGAAGTTTTGTTTTCAATTACATCACATAAAATGGAAATTCAAATCTAGAACACATTATCGACACTCCATTTTATCTAAACAAAGTAGAGGATAAGTCTTATTAATGCCAAAAAGAAAATGGCAATAAAGTAAAAGACGAACATTGAGCATAACTTTGTGGACATACACATTATTGCAGGTGGGAAAAGTACTAGCTAGTGTTTATTTTTGCAGAGTTATATTCACAGGAGGAAGCCATTCACAGACATCCCTCCATCAACGGTAATAGTTTGTCCAGTTATATAAGAGGAGGCAGGGAGGCAGAGAAACGCCACCAAAGACGAGACTTCATTTGGCTGGCCAGGACGCCCAAGAGGAGTTCGAGCCTTAAGTACTTTGAGAAATTCTGGCTCAGAAATCAACTGTTGaaggagaaagggaaaaaaaaaaatcaaataaaaacgATAGTAACAGCCCACTAATAACCTGGTTACACACACAAATTGATTAAAAAGAACTCAAATAAAAAGATGATGATATGAAGTATGGCCTACGATAGATTTAAAAGAAGGCATACATATAATTTGTCATAACAAATATAAAATGGATGTTTAAGTAACTGAAATTAGAACTATGAATGATAAATAAAGAGAGATGAACTAGTCTCATTCATCGTAAAATGATGAAAATAACTTCGCCCATAAGTAGAATATATATTCTAGCAAATGCTATTTAACTATTTTAAGTATCATGCACTTGTGTGTGCACAAGTGCATCAAGCATGTAATCTAAGAACAAAAGCAAGTGATAAGAAAGTTACAGATTCAACAAGAGGCGTCTCAGTAAACCAAGGTGTGACAGAGTTGCTTCTAATATTATCCTTTGCCCATTCACATGCCAGATTTCTTGCCAGTTGGTTCGTAGCTCCTACATTCACACAACAAACAATTGATCGAAAGTTAAAAATTAAGCGAGTGTTTCTGACGACTTAATTATAAACACACACCGATTTCTATTCAACATTAATTATATGTTTGGCTACTTTATTTTAACTGCTACTTACATATATATGCTCTCATCCGTTAAACTCTTGAGTAATTAAAGATATTAATTAATAGAGTTAGAGAGCTCATTCTGAAAACCTAAGTATCAAGGAAAGAGAGTTAAAGAAGATCTTTACTAGCTTGAGACTGCCCATAAGGGAGATGTGAGATTGGACGCACACCAATAAATAGGtcattttttaaagttaaaaacaaaaatttaactcTAAAATTTCATTAGTACATAAGCTACATGACCCATGGCCTTGATCGAACTCCCAATAAGAAAAAGATTAAATTCTAATTAGATCTGGTGCATTAGTAACGTAAGTATATACGAAAAGTAGTAATTATAAGTTAACCTTTAGTTGCTCCATAAATAGAGCCAATATTAACAGCAAGGAGACCAGCAACAGAGGACACGAACACTATGCTTGCTGCCCCGGATGCCTTTAAAAGAGGATGAGCAAGTTGGCACAAATGGTAGGCCGACTCGAAGTTCACACACATGACATTCGACATTTCTTCTGCTGTGTAATCCTCCGTTGGTTTCTTTATGTATTTTCCCACGTTGTTTATCTGCAAGCATGCAGACCCCATGCACGTGCGTACGTACACAATTAATCAtctataaattaattataatggAGGAACATACACAATATAAGATAATAGGTTGACTTAACAAGAATGTTGAGGTTGCCGCGGAACAAGGAAGTGGCGATCTCCATGAGCTTGTGGCGTTGGGGCGGAGAGGAGACGTCGCAGACAGAACCGGTGACCGCGAAGCCTTTCTGCTTCCATTGGTGGAGACATGCGTTCAACTCTACTTCGTTGCGGCAACAGGTGTGCACTGCCGCCCCTAGCCCCGCCAGCTCCTCCACCACTGCATGCCTGCAACATGTATGTACGTAttgttagggtgtggctcgtaTTGGTTAGGTAGCCGCACTACCCAGCAGCTTATGTTGATTTTGCTAGTCCTCCACCAAACTCTTCCTACCATGTTTGAAATTGCAGCCACCTTTTATGACTTTTCTCCTTccatttgtgtatatatatatgtgatgtatatgtgtgtaatTATGTGTGGGCTTAGGGCCGTATTGTGTGCAACAGAGAGCTCTGTGTGTGTGCAGCAGAAAGCTGTGTGTGATGGCTGAGAGCCGCCTGTGTTGTAAAAGGCGTGTCTGTGTTGTGTGAGGCAGTGAATCCTAgcttgtagagagagagagagagttgagttgagggCAATAGCTTCCTCCGTCTCTTTGTAATTCTCCCAATTATAGTGGATTGCAtgtgctcccgtggatgtaggtcactGTAGACCAAATCACGTAAATCTGGTCTTATATTT
This region includes:
- the LOC131147622 gene encoding tropinone reductase homolog At5g06060-like, which codes for MAHDKPRENRWSLNGMNALVTGGTKGIGHAVVEELAGLGAAVHTCCRNEVELNACLHQWKQKGFAVTGSVCDVSSPPQRHKLMEIATSLFRGNLNILINNVGKYIKKPTEDYTAEEMSNVMCVNFESAYHLCQLAHPLLKASGAASIVFVSSVAGLLAVNIGSIYGATKGATNQLARNLACEWAKDNIRSNSVTPWFTETPLVESLISEPEFLKVLKARTPLGRPGQPNEVSSLVAFLCLPASSYITGQTITVDGGMSVNGFLL